Part of the Spinacia oleracea cultivar Varoflay chromosome 5, BTI_SOV_V1, whole genome shotgun sequence genome, ataaatacaatgattttcaatcggtcggtatcaaaacgggttcggtcgggttttgacccattacttttcggatTGCTCGGGTTTGGATAAAATCGGATTACGGGttacaaaatcttgttcaggacccaatATTTTCGGATCGGGTTTCGGGTCGATTTTCGGATCGgatcgatttttgacaggtctaagcAAAACTAACAAGCAAGTACACCAGCGACTAGAGAGCAGAGACAAAACTATAGTTGTGATTGCATTGGACGGAGATGAACTTGATTTGGCACACACATGTGACTTTTATCTCTCTTCCAATTTGTACTTTTGTTgcattataaaattataatggtTTCAATTATAATGAAATATAAAATGCAAAGATGATAAAAACTCATCAGGACATACACAAGTCCGTACATGAGATCGAATAGATGAACTATATATAACTGTGAAGGTTACCAAAATCGGGATTATACTTTGAATCGGAAGGGACTCTTAAAATCGAATTGTACGATtcttgtttatgccaaatttcgtctaggggcgaTCTTTGGCttaggtcgacactaactaagcgatAATCAAATAAGGGAAGACAAAgagagacacgacacagagaagtgttgacgcgaaaaacccaggaataaggtaaaaaaccgcggatagctatgaggctatcaatccactaagtttcctatatgattgtttgtatcttattctagaaatcaatgtaacaaaatataaataacgaatACAAGAATGATTTGAATGCTTTTATGGCTTGAGAGTATGAGAGCTTCAGTTTTTGTCCCCCGTTTGTCTTCGTCTTCGTCCTTTTATAGGAATTTTCCAACGGTCTGGTTGGTTGAGAGAATCCCACAAAGATAGGGATATCTTTGTTGCACGTTTCTTTGGTCTTCAACTGACTCCACGCTTCTCGCGCATGCCTTGGACTCGTTCCTGCTATCATGACGGCGCTGCCCATCGTGGGCTTTAGGTTAACTTATCTTTATTGGCCTGCCCAGAGACGACGCGTCTCTACGTTCTTGCGCCTTGTCGTCTGTCCTTCGTCGTCTATGCCTCGTCGTACGACGCCACGTCGGACGTATCTTCCTGGAACTATGCTTACCTGCGACACGACAGAACCTAgttgacacgacatgatcaaacgttagtgcggttatgtcgttagtccaaaaagtgggataacggtttgcccccaattgtgaaTTTGCGGAGTCATACAGAGCGAAAGaaacaatttaaaatttaaaaaataaaaaaccgtCTTCAACTGCCTAGTTCGTGGGACAAACCGTTCGGAATTCCAGAGTAATAAATATCGATTCGCGACATGCAATAAAGTTCTTCACACCaagatttttcaaaaaatttctagatccgaaagcaggagagagaagagggagaGAGTGAAGTCAATTTTCGCACTGAGTTTGCTCGATTTCAGGTAAAatttactttcttttttcgattttcttgtagatttttgtaagtgagaTGGGTAGATCTAAGTCGGTTGTAGTGAGAGGAAAGGGGGAGTCGGGATCCACTCGGGTTAAGTCCCTTAACCCGATACATTCTACTGTGGTGGACCCGGCGGCGTTTGTTGAACTTGCTGGTTTGCCGCCGTCGGCGGAAGTGAAGATTCCCGGCTCGGACGAGGAAGCCTTTGACTGTCCAGAGGGGTATGTGGTTATGTACGAGTATCCGTTCACAATTGGCTTCAAATTCCCTTTCACTCCTCTAGTTAGATCTTTTATCGAGGTTTTCCATTTGAGCCCGGGTCAGTTGATGCCCCAGATATGGCGGGTTTTCACGGTGGTGCACGGAGTTACTGCAAACTGGCGAGCGCCGTTTGACCTGTCTGACTTGATGTATACTTACGACCTAGCGCTGCAGAAGTGTTGTAGGTATACCTTGGTCACGAAGAAGGGGAAGACGAACTTAGGTGTTGGTTTAGGTGTGAACGACAGGGGTTGGCAGAGTCGTTTTGTCTTCGTAGGCAAAGATTCTCTGGGAGATAAAGGGCGGTTTCTGGTCGAGGGATGGACGACGGAAGGTAAATGTGCTGTTTTGTCTTTGTTTCTCGTCGTTTTACTGAACGTCGCCttacttggttttgttttgcagttgtcaaggcgtcgtcgttgactgagttgaacgctGATTCTGAGGACAAGTATCGGAAATTCTTGGGTTATTCTGTCGAGGATAGGTCTTTTAGTCGCGACGGGGAGTTTTTAGACGAGCAGGAGGTGAACCGGTCAGGCGACGTCGCCGAGGAGGAGGAAATAGACGAGGAATCAGGTCAACTGACTCGTCGTCGGAAAAGGTTGGATTTGCTTGAAGAGGTAGTGGAAAACTCGTCGTCCGCCGAAGGTGAAGTAGGCGATATGGCTGACAACTCAGGTATTtgccttcttttttttttttttaatttatttcggggtttgtatatatttttgtttttgctttggaTAGTGTTTGACCTTGATCTTTTGTGTTGGGTGTAGAGCACACTTTGTCGTCTAGGCCTGTGTCAAGGATGTCTCAGAGCGAGATTCAGGAGCGTGCGAGGAAGCGATTGAGGTCGTCCTCGACTTCTGGTGGACAAGGTATGACGGTCGTACCTCGGTTTTCTGCGATAGGTTCGTCGGCCGAGACGCCTGTCGTCATAGGAGCCGAAGGCTTTCATCCGATTGCTTCGTCATCGCCCCCACAGTCGTTCAAGGCGTCGTCTGCTGCTGTCGACGTTGGTAAAGTGTCTGCTTCGTCGGCCAAGAAGCGTCCTGCTGAGACGAATCCTGTCGAGGATACGGTTATCACTTTGCCCCCAGGCTTCTTGGGTGTTGAAGAGGCGTCTGTTATATGGCCTTTCGCTGATCGCTTGATCTTGCCTACGACGTATCGACGATATCACGAGGTGGATCCTCTTCCTGTCGCGTCGGACGCCGCTGAACTTAGTCTGCGGGTgagttttatttagttttttcttcttttttgtttgcaAAAGATGTGTGTTGTGTAAATCTGTTTTGGCATTGGTTTTGCGCAGGCGTCGCAGGCTGCCTTGGCTGTGCGTAGGCAATGTTCGTTGCTGTGTGACGAGGTGACGAATGCGAGGCAGCTGACGGCGACGGCGAAGAAGGCGGCCGTGTCGTGGGAAGCGAAGTGGAAGGCTGCTGAGAAGAAGGTCGTGGACCTCGCTGCGGTGGTTAAGGCCAAGGGTGATCAATTGAAAGGTAAGGATAAGCAGTTAGCCGACGTGGCTAAAGATCTGGAGAAAGTGAAGGAAGAGCTGGCCTCGACGACGGAGGAGTTAGATGGATTGAGGAGCTTGTACGACGCCCTGCAGGAGGAGGCGAAGGACGTCGAGGCTCTCGCTATATGGAGGACGCGGGCGCAAATGATGTACTCCTGCTTGATTGAGGAGACTAGCCTTTGGCCGTGTCAGAAGGAAGTGGACGACTATCTGGCTAATGGCGGTACCATGGCTGACCTGTCGGTGCCTGTGGTGGATTCAGAAGGGTTAGCGAAGACGGCTGACACCGCCAGTACTGAGGCGACAGAGGTGGATGCAGCCTTGTTGGTGGTGGATGCACCTGTTCCGGAGCAAGAGGGGGAGGTGTTAGCTGTTGGGTGCGAAGAGGAGGCTCTTGTCGTCGTTTCTCAAGACGAGACGTTGGACGTGGCGTCGGTGGAGGTGCCAGTCGTGACTGACGCCGTCGTGCCCCCAGAGCAGGAGTCGGAGCAGGAGGTCGTGGCCTCTACACAAGAAGAAGGGATGTAATAGTTTGTAGTTTTTCGAATTTCtgttggtttttgtgttttgtttgtgAATTTCTTTACTCGTCGTCGATGGCGACGACGAGGTGGTTTGGATGACTTGTGTTTTGTTTTCGTGTTTTGGATGTTTTTACTCGTCGTCGGTGGCGGCGGCGAGGTGTTTGGATAATGCTTTGTGTTTGAATTTCGGAAGTTGTGGCCTTAGGGATCGCGCAATTTGTATTTTGCTATATAAGTGTGTTCCTCTTTTTTTCTTATTTGCGTGTGTTCTTTGTGACTCTTGTGTTTTGAAGCTTTCGTCGTGCGTCGTGTGGCATGTGTCTTTGAAATGGTGGCATTACATGTATGTGAAACCGTACCTGTATCGGTTGCTCGTTTGTTAATCACTTGGGATTCATTTTCTGTCATGCGTCGTGTGTTATCTTCTGCAAAAGAAAACATGGGTTGCTAGGAGGATTGGACGTTGGggatgccaacggccctccgatgcctaagtcagtaataaTTCCAAACAAATAAAGCGATAAAAAATAAGGAAGAAGGTAGGAACGATGGTACGACAACTGATAAAATTGGCTACGACGGATGTTTTAAAAGTGATAGAGTTTAAGATGTGTAGCATTCCAGCTTCGGGGGGCCGACTTGCCGTCTTTGGTGACGAGCCtgtatgccccctttccgaCGATTTTATCGATcaagtatggtccttcccaagctggCGCGAGTTTACCTGTGTTTAATTCTTTTgtgttttggaacactttgcGCAACACCCAGTCGCCCTCCTTGAACATTTTTACTTTGACGTTTTTGTTGAAGCATTTTGCCACAATCTGCTGTTGTGACGCCATTCTTATCAACGCTGCTTCTCTGAAGTCTTCTGTGTTGTCGAGGTTTTCACTAAGTTCGACGTCGTTCTGCTCTGGCGTCATGAGTCCATATCGTGCACTGGGCAGCGTCACTTCGGGGGGTAGTACTGCTTCGCACCCGTaaacgagtgagaagggagtctgtcccgtcgccgtcctaggcgtcgtcctgttggcccataggatggatGGCAGCTCTTCTGCCCATCGTCCCTTCTTATCGTCCAGCCGCTTTTTTAGTGATGCGATGATTGTTTTGTTGCTGGATTCCGCCTGTCCATTTGCTTGGGGTATCTTGGCGTTGACGTCTTTAGCTCAATGTTCCACGTCTTGCAGAAAGCCCTAGTCTTGTCGCTGATGAATTGGGATCCGTTGTCGCATATGATTTCTGATGGCACTCCGaatctgcatataatgttagtCCATATGAACGAACATACCTCTTTGTCTCTTACTTGTTGGAACGcacctgcttctatccacttagaaaaataatctgTTAGAGCGAGCATGAAGACCTTTTGTCCTGGGGCGACGGGTAGTTTACCGACGATgtccattccccatttcatgaaaggccacggAGTTAAGGTGGGGTGTAAAAATTCAgatggtttatgtgtcatacctgcGTGTCGTTGACATTTGTCGCACTTAGCTACGTACCTCATTGCGTCCTTGAGCATcgttggccaatagtatccgttTCTTTTGATTCCGGTTGACAGGCTTCGTCCTCCTTCATGTCCGCCAcattctccttcgtggtattgCTTTTGTAGTCTTTCCCATTCTGTTTTTTCTGCGCATCGCATCAACATTCCGTTCGCTGATCTTTTAAATAATATAccctgcaaaataacatatcgtgaaGCTTTGAAAAGTATCTTCCTGGCTTCGAGCTTGTCGTCGGGTAGGGTTTCATGTGTTAGGTAGTCGAGGATGGGCTTGGTCCAGCTGTCGGTGTTTGTGGTTGATAGGACGAGGCTGGCATCTTGGGGTATGTCTTTTTCAATAGCGGGTGACAATAGGTGTACTAGAGGTATGGTCGAGAATGGCGACtttctgagtgcggatcctaGGTTGGCAAGGGCGTCGGCTTGCGTGTTCAGGTCTCGTGGAACTTGTTTAATGGAGAGGGGTTTGAATTTGGAGGCTAGTTTTTTTGCTTTTTCGAGGTACAAGGTCATTTTCAGGTCTTTAGCCTCGTAGTCGCCGTTGATCTGGTTGACGATTAATTGTGAGTCGCTAAAGATGTTGAGTCCACTTGCCCCCAATTTTTCAGCTAGCGTCAACCCGGCGATTAAtgcctcgtattctgcttcgttgtttgtCGCTTTGAAGTCGCAGCATATGGCTtgtgctatcatgtccccttgtggtgactTTAGCACGACGCCTAGACCTGCACCGCGAAAGTTAGACGAGCCGTCGACGAAGAGCGTCCATATCTCTTCTAcgttattgatgagtttgacttcGTCGTCCGCTATTTTCTCCAGGTCGGGGCTAAAGTCTGCCACAAAGTCTGCTAGTGCCTGCGATTTCACCGTCGTTCTTGGTTGGTATTTGATGTCGAAGCTTCCTAGCGCCATCGTCCATTTCTCCATTCGACCTGTTAGTTCTGGTCTACGCATCACAGACTTGATTGGATAattagtcatcaccactatttggtgagtttGGAAATAATGCCTTAGTTTTCTAGCTGCAGTAACGAGTGCTAAAACGAGTTTTTCGAGGGAGGAATACCTGGTTTCCGCTTCTAGTAGCGACTTACTTATGTAGTAAATAGGTAGCTGTTGCGTTTCGTCTTCTCGGGCTAGGACCGCGCTGACTGCTGTGGAGCTGACGGCTAGGTACAGTTGTAGGACTTCGCCTTCTTTGGGTTTGGACAGGAGGGGTGGCGACATCAtgtattttttgaggttttgcAAGGCTGCTTCGTGGTCGTCGGACCAGTCAAAACCTTTATTTTTACGCAAGACGTCGTAGAATAGACGACACTTGTCCGACGACCGCGAGATAAAACGATTTGGTGCCGCCACTCTTCCTGTCAAGCGttgtacctcttttatgttACTGGGGGGTTGAATGTTGATGATTGCGCGCACCTGGTCGGGGCTAGCCTCGATTCCTCTTTGGGTGACGATGTAACCTAAAAATTTCCCTGCAGACACTCCGAAAGAACATTTAGTTGGGTTGAGTTTCATACCGTATTTTCTCAATATGTCGAAGGATTGTCGTAGGTGTTCGATATGGTCGTCGGCCTTCCTTGATTTTActagcatgtcgtcgatgtagacctcCATCGTGTCTCCAAGTTGGTctttgaacattttgttgaccaATCGCTGGTACGTTgcacctgcatttttaagaccaaaaggcatgactttataacaataaatacCTCTGTCTGTTACAAAAGATGTtttctcctggtcgtctgggtgcATAAGGATCTGGTTGtatccggagtaggcgtccataaaTGTTAGTAGCTCGTGTCCAGCAGTGGCGTCGACCAGGGCGTCGATGTGCGGCAGCGGGAATGggtctttagggcatgctttgttgatgtctgTGAAGTCGATACAGACTCTCCACTTTCCATTCTTTTTACTGACGACGACGACATTTGCTAACCAATCTGGATATTTGACTTCTCTGATTTTCCCGGAGTCTATCAGTTTTTGGACTTCttcgtctatgattttattTCTCTCAGGCGCGAATTTTCGCCGTTTCTGTTTCACTGGTTTGAAGTTGGGGTCGACATTGAGTTTGTGGGTGATGATGTCTGAACTGATTCCTGTCATGTCCTCGTGCGACCAAGCGAAGCAGTCCGAGTTTTCTCTTAGGAATGACACTATCTGACTTCTGATATTGTCAGGCAGCGACGCTCCGATCCTTACTACTTGGTCTGGCTTTGCCTGATCTAGCGTAATTTCGTCGATCTGTTGGTCGTCGGGGTCGTCTGCCGTAGACCCTggctgtaattgctagatggATGACTTTGATGGTTTCAGCGCTGTTTCATAACATTTCTTTGCGTCCCTTTGCTgtcctttgatttccatgacTCCCCATTTGGTTGGGAACTTGATTGACTGGTGGTATGTCGACGGCACCGCcttcattttgtggatccatggtcGTCCCAAAATGACGTTGTATGCTGATGGGCAGTCGACGACGTTGAACTTGGTCATCACATTAACACCTTCTGCGTACGTAGGCAGCTATATCTCTCCTACTGTACGTAGCGATTCTCCactgaatcctactaggactgtcGACCTTCTGATTATACTTTTTTCGTCTAGTCCTATTTCCTGCAGAGCCTCTAGGAACAATACGTTTGCTGAACTGCCGTTGTCGATCAATATCCTTTTGATGAGAGCGTTGCCTATTGGGAGCGATATGACTAGCCCGTCATGATGTTCCTGTATTGTGTCGGTTGAATCTGAGTCGTCGAAGGTTATTATCATCGCCGCTAATGACTTGTCGAGTGCTACTTCGTCTTCGGTCTGCCCCTCCTTGACGGCTTCAGATTCGCCCCTGTTGATttttttagctgcagaagaAGTTAGTCCACATATATCTGAACCACCAGAAATAACGTTTACCACTTTTTCGAACGTGGGCGGGGCTGGTCGGTCGCCGCTTGGTGCTGGGTTGGGTTGGGAGCTGCTATCCTTGTTGTACGTCTCCTTTCCTTTGTCGCTCAGTAGGTCCTTCAGGTGGCCTCTTTTCAATAGATACGCCACCTCCTTTTTGAGGGAGATGCATTCCTCGGTTGTGTGGCCATTGTCGCGGTGGAAGTCGCACCACCTGCTCATGTCCTTCATAGAGTCTGGTCTGTCACTCTTCTTAGGCCATCTGACGGTACCACCTACACTTTGAAGGGCGTTTACCACGCCTCCGATGTCGACGTTGAAGCCATACTCGGAGATGGGGGGATAAACGACCCGTTCATTCCTGTAAACACTGTTAGTATCATCATATTGATTGACATTTTGTACCTGACCCTGGCGGTTGTATGGTTGATGTCTCCAGCCGTTGTTCCTTGGGGTGTACAACCTCCTGTCGCTGCTGCCCCCTGCTGGTCGCTGAGAAACCATTCGTGTAATCTCGTCGTCTTCAATCCGCATCTGGGCCGTAGCCCTCGATCTGACTTCTTCGAAGTTTGCACAGGGATATTTGGTTAGTTCCCGGTACAGCTCTGAGTTGGGGACGAGACCTCTCTTGAATGCTTCGATGGCTGTCCTGACATCACAGTTTTTTATGctaattttttcacaattaaaacggttaaaataatcgcgtaccgactcggtAGTTCCTTGGACCAACCGATAGAGGTCACTTGTTTATTTCTCCAACTGGCGACTGCTGGCGAATTGTTGGTAGAAGGCGTTGATGAGGTCGGACAGGCAGAAGATAGATCCAGGTGTTATGTTCATGAGCCATTCCAGGGCTGCTCCTCGAGGGTTCCTCCGAAGGATTTGCACATGACGGGCTCGACCAGGTCGTAGGGGATGCCGATCTGCCACATTCGCTGCTTGTAGAAGTTGACGTGTCTGTATGGATCAGACGTTCCGTCATACAGGGTGGTCCAGGTAGGGAGTCGGAGCTGGTGTGGTACCGTCACCCTAGCGATCGCTTCACAGAACGGCGATGCTGCATACCCGTCGGTCGGCTCGGTCTCCACGGGCGTGGGTGCCCCCGGCAGTTTGGTCATCAGCTTCATCATCAACGAGCATCGCTTCTTCATGTGATTTTCCATCTTATTTAGGCGCTTGGTGACGGGGTCCGGTATTGCTTCATCCTTTTCCTCATGTGGCTCCTCGCCGTCGGACAGGTCTTCAGAGTCGCCAATCATCTCGAATATCAACTTCTTCGGTTTTGCACCTGGCTTGTAACGCGATTGATGCTTGTTACTTTTCACGGATTCGAGCTCCTTCTGGAGGTTTTCAATGGAGGCCCTTTCTTGGGCCAGCTCTGCTTGGGCCTTCTCGTAGGCCGCTTTCATCTCTGCGAGCGTCATCTCTTTAGTAGTCATGGTGTGTAGGGTGATTTTGCGTgaaacctagttaatgtccccacagacggcgccaaactgtttatgccaaatttcgtctaggggcgaTCTTTGGCttaggtcgacactaactaagcgatAATCAAATAAGGGAAGACAAAgagagacacgacacagagaagtgttgacgcggaaaacccaggaataaggtaaaaaaccgcggatagctatgaggctatcaatccactaagtttcCTATATGATTTTTTGTATCttattctagaaatcaatgtaacaaaatataaataacgaatACAAGAATGATTTGAATGCCTTTATGGCTTGAGAGTATGAGAGCTTCAGTTTTTGTCCCCCGTTTGTCTTCGTCTTCGTCCTTTTATAGGAATTTTCCAACGGTCTGGTTGGTTGAGAGAATCCCACAAAGATAGGGATATCTTTGTTGCACGTTTCTTTGGTCTTCAACTGACTCCACGCTTCTCGCGCATGCCTTGGACTCGTTCCTGCTATCATGACGGCGCTGCCCATCGTGGGCTTTAGGTTAACTTATCTTTATTGGCCTGCCCAGAGACGACGCGTCTCTACGTTCTTGCGCCTTGTCGTCTGTCCTTCGTCGTCTATGCCTCGTCGTACGACGCCACGTCGGACGTATCTTCCTGGAACTATGCTTACCTGCGACACGACAGAACCTGGTTGACACGACATGGTCAAACGTTAGTGCGGTTAcgtcgttagtccaaaaagtgggataacaattCTACAAACAAGTACTTCGTATAATCTAGAATTTAAAGCTTGAAAAAGTGCACCAACCGGTTTTGAGTGTAAGTGGAAAATCGGAGTTGAAATGACTTTGGTGAAATTgcaccgaaaaccggccggtttttcAAACCAGACCGATTTTGAGAAAGTCATAATTTATGAATAATTATGATTGCATTCGCGCCTGACCGGTTATGAGAAACCGGCCCAACCGGTTTTGAAAACACCTCTTCGATTTTGTCCGGTTTTTTATTATCTATTTGGATTCCTTTTGTAACAACCCTTTTGTCGATATTTTAAGTGTataataagatttctaatttatttttgaattaaaaaaatcaagtaccacgtagataattataaggtgccacatagacattttaattaattaattactaatatatacaactccatccaaaatcaaacactttaataattaaattcatccaaatataaattttatattattttgttaCATACTTACATACTCCCTTTCGATCAGCTGTAAAATTCATACATAATATGCAAACTTATGGTCTATTGATGTCTGATTAGATATGTCTTCATACACGtattattatatactttcaaaacataaccattttcaaaaataaaataaaaaatccttATAGATGGTTGTTTTGGAAAATATGAAACTTTACATGCTACAATTAGTAttgaacaattgaacaattgaaCAAATTCAAATATATATGGTCCAACATATTTGATTCACCTTATTAGTTTatcatttcaaaatatcaattttttattttttattttttctataataCTTAGTACGTAATCTAATACTccatattatatattatatatataaaggaggcatatttgctgaattattagagcgtcacGTAGGAAATGTAATGGTTCGTCCAATGAAAAATacaatttctaatttattttgaattaaaaaaaccgagtgccacgtagataattaattaggtgtcacatgAATACTTAatgaattaattactaatatatacaaatccatccaaaatcaaacactttaataattaaaaaataaatgtaaaataaaattcatccaaaatcaaacactaatctaatttaaaataaaattcaatccaaaatcaaacactaatccaatattagagcgccacgtagaaaatctaatggttacggccaatgaaaaataagatttcgaaaatatttttgaattaaaaaagtcgagtgccacgtaaataaataattaggtgccacatatatacgtttattaattaattactaatattacgcatatacaacttcatccaactcaaacactctaataattaaaaactaaatctaaaatgaaatttaatataaaataaaaaactaatctaatctaataaataaaatatagcagGTGGTATATATAAAAGTTTtatttaacttaacaatttaatagaatccgtgcatcgcacaagctaaaatctagtaaat contains:
- the LOC130461355 gene encoding uncharacterized protein, which translates into the protein MVSQRPAGGSSDRRLYTPRNNGWRHQPYNRQGQVQNVNQYDDTNSVYRNERVVYPPISEYGFNVDIGGVVNALQSVGGTVRWPKKSDRPDSMKDMSRWCDFHRDNGHTTEECISLKKEVAYLLKRGHLKDLLSDKGKETYNKDSSSQPNPAPSGDRPAPPTFEKVVNVISGGSDICGLTSSAAKKINRGESEAVKEGQTEDEVALDKSLAAMIITFDDSDSTDTIQEHHDGLVISLPIGNALIKRILIDNGSSANVLFLEALQEIGLDEKSIIRRSTVLVGFSGESLRTVGEI